DNA sequence from the Coffea eugenioides isolate CCC68of chromosome 9, Ceug_1.0, whole genome shotgun sequence genome:
atCTTCTATCCAAGCACACTATATTGCAGCGGCGGAGTTAGGACTTTATCTAGGAGGTGCAATAATATTAGCTTAGACTTACAATGTGTTGATTTATAGATTTTGGACCAACTAAAGTCAATTTAAACATTTTGATCACTAAATGCTTCTATAGTGAatcaatttattcaaaatcatcTACAGCTTGAGATTTATCATTTTACAAGTCATCTAATTGTATAAAATTGTATAATAAATAAAGATATGCCTAAGAATACAGGATGCAAACTTTATTATACATACACTTAAGGTTTTACAAAATCTAGAACATTTTTAAGTACATTATGTTATCATAACAGGAGGGGGTTGGCGGCGGATGGGATCCTCTGTCCAATATATTTGTCTATTTTTCCTGTCGAATACAAAATTACGTAATTCCACTTACTAATACTGCTGATGTGGCACATAATATTGAATACATATTTAAAGGGTGTTTGGTAAATGGGTTTCAAAtgttatgtgaatttgaaaCTCATTTACCAAACACCCATTAAATATGCATTCAATGTTATGTGCCACATCAGCAGTATTAGTAAGTGGAACTACATAGTTTTGCATTGGACAGGAAAAATGAACAGATATATTGGACAAAGGATCCTGTTTGGGTTCGCGGGAGGGGGTGGGGAGGAGGGACGGGGGGAGGGCAATGGTGGGTGGTTGtaagattttataaaattttaaaaatatcccattaaaatttaaattttaaaaatattccaaaatatattttcaaaacaaccccaaaaacatcATTAAAAACAtttacagtaaaagtttttcacctaTAGTAAAATGTTTCAAAAACATCCTCGGAGCCAAATTCTAGGAAAAGATTCTGCATTTTCATAATTTTCGGGGGTGTTTGTTGCAATTTTGCAACTTTGTTCCTTCCTATCCTGCCCTCAAAACGGTTAGGTATTATGACTAACCACCGCATCCACTTCGCCGGCTGCAACTGCAAATAAATAGCTGGACTTTGAGAGACTTGCAATGCAAGTTACGGTAGTAGTATGTCACTAATTGATTGCGAGTCGAGTGGTCACTTTCATGCCACACCCAACCAAAACCCCCAGCCACAAagacactttttttttattttttagagaATTAGAGAGTAAAAGCTTCAAAATACAATTTCAGAGGATAAACCATCAAGAACTTAAGTCTCGGTAGTGTGGAAGGTTGATAATTCAATTATTACTTCCCACcaatttattattatatatGGCTGTCACTTTCGATGGTTTCCTTCGATGATGATTCAACTTTCGTCGATTTCTTCTTTTCCTAAATTAGGTTAGAATAGATTATAGAGATGTTACCgttttaacaaaaaagaaaatagtaaaATCCCTTTTTACTTTAGACCACAATGAATGGATCCATagaaagaaaagatttggaattggAAGGATAACGGATTACTCACTCCACGTCGCACGGACCTCAATTATATTGTAATAATCCAACAGGACGTCTCTTGTCTTGTTTGCTACTGTATACTCCATTTACAGCCATGCCATGGTGTTCTGGAAGGTTGTTGGTTGATGAATTAGAAAATTGATGATCAAACTAACGTTGGTTGCTCTTTTGTTGACCAAACTTTAACATTTGTTATTGCGTGAACATCAAACTTTAACTACTACTACTACAAGAGAGCAAAGCGAGAAAAtgatatccaaaaaaaaaataaaattgaagaaGAGAGTACATCCACTTTTAACGCATGCATATCAATGATGATCGAAAAggacttattattattattattataaacaatgaaaagaaattttgatGTAAtgacattcttttttttttcttttcaaaacgataaaattttttattgatATGTCAAAACTATATAATATCTGAACATTGACACAAACATCTTTACAAAAATGTAACTTGACACTTAAGAAAGCTTATTCATTTAAGTACATACAAAAGTTTAATCTCTCCATACTCCATAATCATGTATACACATGAGAGGGGCCTCTAGTATTATTTTGCTTCAATGCATTTGCATGTGCCGCCTACCAAACAaaattaattgattaatttggaCGCTTTTCATATCATATCATACCcctcctctcctctcctctcaCATAATCATATAGCTCCTAGTGTTCTACTCACTGAAATAATCACACCAGCTATACCAGTATCCCTTCCCGTACCCGTACCTGCACCCGCAACCGCACCCGCACCCGCACCCGCACCCGTGTCCATAACTACCATAACAGCGTGGCAGGGGCATGGGACGCCAGTACCCACAGTAGCATGGTCCCCCTCCGTACCCTTCCAAACATGGGACACAGCGGAACACCACTGGAACTAGCGGGTGCGAGCACGGCTTGGCCTTTTCCGGCACCGGGGGCTTCTCATCGGGTTTAGGCTCCTTCTTGGGCTTTTCCGGCACTGGGGGCTTCTCGTCGGGTTTAGGCTTCTTCTTGGGCTTTTCCGGCACTGAAGGCTTCTGGTCGGGTTTAGGCTCTTGGGACCTCCCAGGCTCCACGATCTCAATGCCCTTAATGACTTTGCCACCCTTGCAACATAATTTGTCGCGGATTTTCTCCGGGCTAGAGCACACCACGGTGATGGTCACCAGATTTTGCTTCTCATCATATACCTGGTCTCGGATTTCTCTTGCCCAAAAAAATTGAGcatcacccaaaaaaaaaaaaaaaactcaaattcTTGTCCACACAAAATAAAGCCCCTAACTGATCACTAGTAGTTCATAAGCCACATTACCTAACTTCTGTTCAAAAATGaccccaaaaaggaaaaaagaaaaaagaaattgtaaCTCATGGTGGTGCACATGCCTATGTACGTAGTCGGTGGAAAAGTGGATGTCCTCCAACCAACTGTACTTGCACTAAAGAACTACTAGTGTACTGGTAATGAAAACATAAGAGATAGAATTGATAATTATAAGGGACTCACGAGGAAATTTGCAGAGGATTTTCTTGACCTTCTTGTAGCAGCAGGGGCACTGAAGATCGACCTTGAGTCTCATTTAACAGTGAACTGTATGGTTGCATATTATCGGAGCAAAATAATCAAGCTCGATCCACATGTGTATTAACACTGACGGAGCCAAGGGGATTGATGGGGACGTGGCCtcttaatttttgaaaattttaattcatagcGTGTAAATATATGCGTAAAATTAAAGTTGGTCCtcctaattttttataattttaatttatattatgagagtttatATATATGTCCGTGGAAATCATTTTGAGCATAACATCTTGAGATAATTTTATTATGAAAAATTTTGGcccctagaaaaaaaaaatcctggtTAAATCACTGTGTATATTTGTAACAATCAAGAAATGTAAATTATATGGTACTAATAGTTTAAGCTGAGAGATCTGGCAAGAGATCTTAACATAAAACGAAGTATATCTCACGTCGTAGGTGCTGTGATAGACTTGCAATTAAAATTTCCAGATTGAGCAAACAccaaaaaggggggggggggggggggggggggggggaaggatGCAAAACAATATCACGAACATTTGAGGGATGGTTTGGAAAGCTAGCAAGAGAATCGGCTTACCTTCGCAGCCATGGTTTATGAGGGAGGCAGTCAGTGGCGATGGGTGGATCTGATCAACAATCCGCAGCCCAATGCTAAACGTTGGAAAagagaagttttttttttttttgtttttttttttttttttggggggggggggggggggggggtgggggttGTCGGAGAAGGAAGAGAAAGGAAGTGGGAAGGGATGTAGGCAGCAATATACTAAACTCGATGCTAATAAATGGCCGAATCAGATAGTAGGAGCCTTTTAGGTAGAGAAAAGTGCGAGGACTTCATGCAGAAAGATAGCAAACGGATAGCATGCAGTACTAGTCTAAATGAACTGAAAGGGCCGTTGAATTTTGATACCATCATCAAGATGTCTGCTTTCTAGTAGTATGACGTAAGGTAAGGTAGGTATTAGTGCTGGTAAATAGAATGAGTGGCTCGAAAACTCGATTGAACTCGACTTAATAAGACTCGAACTCAACTCATCAATTTTAATAAACGAGTCAAGTTTGAGCTAGAAATTTCTTCAGTTAATTAACGAGCCAAGTAAACTCGAATCATTTGTTATTCAAATAGCTCACTTGGGTTCAATAAaaaaggatatatatatattattttataagtcAGAAGAATAGAAACTGGAAATTATAGGTTTTTGTTCTCGAACTCGtgcgagctcggctcgtttgttGTAAACGAGTCGAGCATGAGCTCGAACTAGAATCATGTCCCATTTGGCAAGTCAATTTCAAACGCATTCCAAGACTCGTCTGTTTAGTCAAGCGAGCTCAAGTCTAATGAGCTCGACTTAATAAGGCTCGAACTCAACTCATCAATTTTAATAAACGAGTCAAGTTTGAGTTAGAAATTTATTCAGTTAATTAACGAGCCAAGTAAACTCGAATCATTTGTTATTCGAATAGTTCACTTGGGCTCAATAAGGAAGGACATATATATCATTTTATAAGTCAGAAAAACAGAAACTGGAAATTATAGGTTTTTGTTCTCGAACTTGTGCGAGCTCAACTCGTTTGTTGTAAACGAGTCGAGCATGAGCTCAAACTCGAGTCATGTCCCATTTGGTGAGTCGAGTTCAAACGCATTCCAAGCCTCGTCTGTTTAGTCAAGCGAGCTCAAGTTTATTGAGTTCGACTTAATAAGGCTCGAACTCAGCTCATCAATTTTAATAAACGAGTCAAGTTTGAGTTAGAAATTTATTCAGTTAATTAACGAGCCAAGTAAACTCGAATCATTTGTTATTCGAATAGTTCACTTGGGCTCAATAAGGAAGGACATATATATCATTTTATAAGTCAGAAGAATAGAAACTGGAAATCATAGGTTTTGTTCTCAAACTCGTGCGAGCTCAGCTCGTTTGTTGTAAACGATTCGAGCatgagctcgaactcgagtcaTGTCCCATTTGGTAAGTCGAGTTCAAACGCATTCCAAGCCCCGTTTGTTTAGTCAAGCGAGCTCAAGTCTAGCTCGAGTTAAGCACGATGGCGGTCAAATACTCGGCTCGATTAATAGCACTAGTTATATATGGTAAGGCTAATTCCTTAAATTATATCTGAAAAAAAAAGTCAGTCAAACATTGCTCCAATGAGAATGATGTACCAAATTATGCCTACCGTGTGCTGACGAAATATGGCAAGGCAAAAaagtttatttttaaaaaaaaacgaCTGACACTACCGGGCTTAGTCAACATGGTAGAACAAgtcaagtaaaaaaaaaagggcttgACAGATTCTTTTCTGGTAGAGGATATCACGATTCTGTAGCTTTTCatcggaattttttttttacaaaaaatgctGTCCTTTGCCGTGCTAAGTCAGCATGGCAGGGGtgtttttttaattattatgaGCAGATCAGATGTTGAAGAGGGTGAAGAAACAGTTTTGGAGGTTGTTCAAGTGTGTATTGAACTGTAGTTCTGATGGCAGTAGGAGTCAACTGATTTTCAAGCGCTtgtctttttatttctttttgtttttccttctcCTTGTACTACATGGAATGATTGCCATTTTGAGCATCATTCTCATGAGTTATTAGATGTGTAAATTGTCTATGAGTACAAGGTGTAATTTACTGGGCACATAGTTATTGGTATATGCATTTGACTCTCTTCTTCAACATTTGatcgatttttttttcaactatAATCTAAGGAATTAGGCAAATGGTGGCTTTGAATTGCTGAATTGTGCGGAGGAGTGACACTGTATCCTCCCTCCATCAACGTCGATACTCCGTTGCTGGTTTTGATATGCCCACCTCCTCACCTTGCAAAAAATTACCTCATCATTCACATATTCCCAATTCCCACAAAAGCACGACTCTAGTCACGTAAGGTCTTATAGTAATTATCCATGCATCTCCCCCACATGGTGCTatcactattttttttcttttgggttttttGGGGTGTGGCAAATTGTGCAAATGATTTAATTTCTTACTCTGCATATCTGTTAAGCGGACTGTTAACAAAacatttcaaaacaaaaaaataggcACTCTGTTAGTGTTAACAATATACCCCCACCAAGTCCTCATAGGGGTGATCCAGCGGTAAGCGGGTTGTTAAGGACCCTTGAGGTCCTGGATTTGAAACTTACCCTGGACTACTTAAACCTCTGTGACTCGCCCGGCGTCGCTGCGTGGGGCCATGGTGCAGCACTCCGGTTTGATGTGCCGACTCGGATCCTAAGGATTCGAGTCGGGGCATGTTTTGggttatcaaaaaaaatatatattccCCCACCAAAAACAAGGCGCTGCGGAATTTAATTGGGACGCTTGTTATATAAGCAAACATTCAAAGAGGACGCGTATTTCAATAGTAGTCGGACGAATCAGTACTCTAATCATGCTGAGATTTAATTAATGGTcacaaaattattattattttaaagaTATTTTTTTTTGCGCTAACAGGTTTAGATTATACTGCATAATATGAATTCAAATTAAGATAATTTTTTCTACACTAACAGGTTTAGATTATACTACATAATATGAATTCAAATCTGACATATGTGACATATATTCAAAATTGTTAGTATAAAAAATTACTACATTTTTAATGTACAAAATATTAATCCGTATTTTAAGTAGACAATGTATGAGTTTGCTAGCTAGGTCCAAAGGCTTTTTGCTTCTATGTTTCCTGATATGCTCCTAAAATTACAGTTACCTTTATCGGCAgccaaaagaggaaaaaaaaaaaaggaagtaaaTCGTACAAAGTATGAAAAAAGCCAAAAGCAAATGAGGAAGGCCGAGGAAAGACTCTTACATGCACTTTTAACGCAACTACATCATTGATCGGAAAGGacttttattatattattattattataaacaaTGAAAAAAACATTTTGAGGTAACGACATTCATTTGGATACATACGAAAGCTTATTGTAATTGACTTCCAACTTGAATAAGTCCCCACGTCTCTCTCCATACTCCGTAATCATATACACATTAGTATTATTGTCTTCTTCCTTGTATATACTATAGGTCCTATGAGCGGCCTAAGGCCCTAACTACACAATGCTAAGGAGTATTTTTTTGCTTCAATGCATTTGTATGTACCGCCCACCAACTGCTCACGGCTTTGCTTGtacagttttttatttttatttttattttttttatcaatacgATAGATTATCCTACGCTAAAGGAGAGGGAGAGGACCTAAAGAGATTCAAGGATAATTTGGAGGGGACTGAACTACCACCGAATCAGACGGGTGCGTAATCCGCTTGTACTAGTTCCTTCCTCTGCGAAAATAGGAGGAATTCATGTGCtgttatgaaacaactaaaagtgtggatgtccctttgtatttcTAAGAgaattaattcttgatttattgctacattatgtatagaagttacaatccataaatctattcatgtagtggagaaaccATTTCATAGGGTTTTTCGTATTCTTGTACTAATGGGTGTTTAATATAATTGATGTACCTTTAATCTtatagtacctatatatagaggtacattgacatCTTTTTGGTGGACTTTTGTATTAGTTGGAATACAAGAAAATCACTCTCCATTGCTTTACTTCTTTCTCCAATattttacttgatattatagtagtttattttattaattttacaACATTTGCGTGTGAAACatcaattttgtttttcttttaacaAAAGAGTTGGGCCAACGGGCCTCTTTACTTCCAGGCTTTTGCTAAATTTTTTCTTGGATTTCATTTGGACTTTGGATGGGTTTTTGTATGGTCATTTAATTGGGTTAGAAACAAATGAAAATCTTTTACTATTTTTCCTCCatttaaaaatccatttttcctttttctttttgcataAACCTACAaagcaaaattaaaataattacttAAACAATTTATAagtgaaaaattaaaataaaaatagtatatttaaaaatgagaaaaatttgGTATCTACAACAACTACTGCTAGATAACAAAGTGAGAAAATGAAATCcaaaaaaggagaagaagatgaagagaGTACATTCACTTTTAATGCATATCAATGATAATCTTAAaggaattttattatattatcattataaacaatgaaaagaaaatttgatgtAACGACActcattgtagacaccaaaattttaaatttttattttattttatttttttagttgatttggttttaatttttgcttatcttatttttattaagaaaatttgtttattattaattaactgattcattggaaaaaaaaaaaaaagagagcaagCTCATGCACTTTAAGTTGCACAAGATCCTAGCCCTTTCTCCGTATCACATTTCAAGCAGAAATCATGCACGGAAGGACACTCCATTTTTCATTGATTTTTGTTGCTCCGTTGGATCAAGCCAGTACATGATCACCTGGCTTTGATTCAACAACATAAAAGGTACAAAATCAAATGCCATCTGATGGTTTGATAGGAAGAGCCAAAATGCAGCTCCAAATCTCATCCCTTGGTCTTAGGTTACGGGGGGATTTCGGATGCCTATATAAAAGAGAGAAATGAGAGGGTTTGAGGGGAGGAGAGGTTGTCGGCTGTGGGTAGGAAAAAACCAGAAGGCTAGAGGGGGGTTTTTGGAGAGAGAGGTAACGGCAGAGAAAATCTGGGAAGCGAGAGACAGGAGGAAGAAACcgaagggaaacaaagaaagtgGGGTCGGATGACGGCTGAAAGAAAAGGCTAGGTTTTGAGAGAGAGTTTGGGGGGAGGTTTTGATAGAGAGAATCAGGAGAGTGAGGCGGGCGGCTGAGCAAAGAACGAAAAAAAGGAACAACGGAAAAGGGAGAGCTTTGGTGAGAACCAGAGGGAAAAGCTACGGGTAACAAGAAAGGGGAGACCAGAGGAAGGAAACCAGAAATGGGAGGgttgaaaggaaaagaaacggAGAGAGGGCAGGAGGGTGACGGCGgaatagaagaagaaaaaccGAGAGAGAAAGCGGAGAGAGAAAGAGCCGAGAGTGAGAAAGAGCTTGAGGGTTGGAAAAGTAACGGGGAGAGTGAGAGGGAGAGCTGGAgaagaaaactaaaaaagaaagaagaaaggagCTTCAGCCACTATGGGGAGCAAGGAAGAAGGAACGTGAACCCAACGAAGTGCAGCCTCCAATCTCAGGCCAAGAGAGATAATCTCCGTTTCAGCTTCTAGGTATCTGATAGCCATTGCTTTTCACCCCTTGTGTTTTGGAATTGCAAATGCCGACTTCAACATCTTCCTTTTTGCTTccgaaaatattgataaaaatcAAAACTTTGACTTGCTGTTTGCTTCTTGTAGTGATACTAAGCATGTTGGTAGCCATGATAAGTAGAATCAGATTTGCTAAAGTGAAGCCTGGTTTCGTGTCTTTTGTTGGGGTCCCTGTTGAGTCGATATGCATCAATGTTTTGTCTAATTCGGCTGAAACTAAAGGCTCATGGTTGCTGTTTTCTTGTCATTTCTCCCTTTTTGCTTTCTGTCTATTCTTTATACAATGATCTGTTCTTTTTCCTGTAAATTTGGGTAACCTAGTTGAGTCTCATTTTCGGTGGCTATGCTGGGATTTGAGGTATATGAGACAAAAATGATGGGTTCGGTTTGGAAAGTCCATAGCAGAAAATCTGCTGCAGCGTCGTCCATGTCGACTTGGCTACAttgtttttcttcctttttgttcGTTGTTGTTGTTAATTGAACTATCATGGCTGTGTTTGTTTCAGTTTAGGAAATGTTCAGTCAGAGTATTAGGAAAATGAAGCTTTGTTTAAATTTGCTAATGGAATTTGTGGTCCTCTTGTTTGGCTGAAGTTACAAGCGCAAAAGCTGCTGCAATAAGCATGAAAATTTTCGGCTTATTGCAGCAGTACATGCGGACAGTTGTTGCTCCCTTTGGTTTGCTGAACTTGTGGTTTGGTTAACATGTTCCTTTTGTCTGTTGTTTGACTGTTATGTCATAAACATATCAGCTATCGATTAGTTTTGAACCTGGGGGGAATGTTAACTATGCATTTAGTATCCATTTCTTGTCTAGGTTCAATGTCTGGAAGAGCTAAAGTTTCTTGCTCATAAGCATAGCCCATTTCTTGTTTCTCTATGATGATTTCAGTGTTAGGTTGAAGAGTGGCAtgtgtttcttttgtttttgttgaaagttttaatTGGCCGTTGCAAATAGATGATAAATATAGCTCCGGTGcatttttttatatacatatatggtCGCACTTTCAAACCATTAGGAAGCACTGAACTTAGATTTCGCAGAGAGCCCGTGGTTGAGTTTCTTGCTCTTCCAcgattcctttttctttcttttgagtGTTAGCTCACGTTCTTTGTAATTCTGAGATGAATTGGGTCTTGTGTTTTGATTAAAAGTTGATGCTTGCCAATGATATATTTGATTGGCTATCAAATGCCGCATATTGCAAAAGTGGTAGAAGAAAGTTGCAGTGGCCAAAAGCCTTCGCATGCATGCATgaacaaatctgaaatttgcaATTTGACCTCTACATTTTCATAAAATTCTGATTAGGCCCTAAAATTTTCTGATATTTGCGATTTGGTCCTCAGCAGTTTTAATTTCGCAACTTCATTGCTTTTTTACTTCAATTAACCACCATACATCGTTTAAACTGCATTTAATGCATAATTTTAAAGGCTTTAGGACCAATTGAGTTTGTGTTTGTAtattttccttaattttctcaactaaagtgatgccttgacattttcttttattttagagggtaaataagtaatttcactctaTTAGGGCCCCAACGCACGAGAGGTACACCCTATTccttatttctcactttatttgaccctacgtgccctatgtgactttacgtgtttaattgcatgcctcttgaatatatatttatttatttcatttatttatttatttgctttattggctttagttttgtatatttattttagttcaattttgatcatttgaaaggcacttgaatgccaaatttgcaatagttaggtatttaatCATTTATTCTATCTcattttccccttttagattgtagtaggcccccctcaaatgtaatagttagggcttatTTGCCTtgcgtgatttgcatgcttacttgCTATGTGTTATCgtttttctaggatttagcaTCTAGATaggcatgcttatgtgttatgtgaattacgtgctcacatgcctacttgttttaactatgcccatttacttgtgtatatatggtgaatgcaaatgtacgatataaccgtggctagtccaatgctagtcatggttacttattcccgatcgctcacaagtccaatgcttgtgagaaagcgttagtaaagggctagtccaatgctagacccaatagggccgtccctcgctagtacatactcgcatgccctcactacatttcatgcatttgttagtatttttacatttttgcatgatccttTCCCCTTTTCCCACATTCTAAGTATGATCTTTAGGACTTTGCATTTCACTCTAGTCATTAgggtcatttgcttgattagttTAGGGAGTTACTCTTTTGGTAAAGgggatggacgagtttggctacacatagccttagcacgctcattctttttctaaccaaaaggaaaagcaaaagtcacgatttagggtctccccgtacctATCTTGCTCGCATttctctagggttcatgcatttcatttatccactattattttgcactctcacttcatattctatccctttttctacatttttcacttcacacaactcTTATTTTGCACATTTTCACTCTACCACTTGCACTTTATATACTACCACTGAGCACACATACACTTCACACTGCCACTTTACATACCTCACCTTGCACCACCATTTGCACACTCtcacttacacactattatttttattattatttttttcacttcacacaagctcatgttttcacacattgcatacattcatttcattcattcttttgtcattagcat
Encoded proteins:
- the LOC113781954 gene encoding protein PYRICULARIA ORYZAE RESISTANCE 21-like isoform X4, with translation MRLKVDLQCPCCYKKVKKILCKFPQIRDQVYDEKQNLVTITVVCSSPEKIRDKLCCKGGKVIKGIEIVEPGRSQEPKPDQKPSVPEKPKKKPKPDEKPPVPEKPKKEPKPDEKPPVPEKAKPCSHPLVPVVFRCVPCLEGYGGGPCYCGYWRPMPLPRCYGSYGHGCGCGCGCGCGCRYGYGKGYWYSWCDYFSE
- the LOC113781954 gene encoding protein PYRICULARIA ORYZAE RESISTANCE 21-like isoform X2, with the protein product MQPYSSLLNETQGRSSVPLLLQEGQENPLQISSEIRDQVYDEKQNLVTITVVCSSPEKIRDKLCCKGGKVIKGIEIVEPGRSQEPKPDQKPSVPEKPKKKPKPDEKPPVPEKPKKEPKPDEKPPVPEKAKPCSHPLVPVVFRCVPCLEGYGGGPCYCGYWRPMPLPRCYGSYGHGCGCGCGCGCGCRYGYGKGYWYSWCDYFSE
- the LOC113781954 gene encoding protein PYRICULARIA ORYZAE RESISTANCE 21-like isoform X3 → MAEKVTVMRLKVDLQCPSCYKKVKKILCKFPQIRDQVYDEKQNLVTITVVCSSPEKIRDKLCCKGGKVIKGIEIVEPGRSQEPKPDQKPSVPEKPKKKPKPDEKPPVPEKPKKEPKPDEKPPVPEKAKPCSHPLVPVVFRCVPCLEGYGGGPCYCGYWRPMPLPRCYGSYGHGCGCGCGCGCGCRYGYGKGYWYSWCDYFSE